In Nitrospiraceae bacterium, the following are encoded in one genomic region:
- a CDS encoding ketoacyl-ACP synthase III yields MRARITGTGSYAPERVVTNADIERMVATSDEWIRERTGIRERHVVADGQACSDLALVAAERALKAAGVSASELDLIVLATCTGDTPLPSTACLLQHRLGATRAAAFDLGAACCGFVYALGVADAYVRTGMRHVLVVGSEVMSAITDWTDRNTCVLFGDGAGAAVVSASGDDRGILSTHLHSDGSMCDLITVPGGGTRIPPSDQMVTDRLQYIKMKGNETFKVAVRTLEEVARETLAAHGVGVSDVDLYVPHQANVRIIKAVVDRLGLPLEKVVLNMDRYGNTSAASIPIALDEAVRDGRVRDGQLIMLGAFGAGLTWASALIRW; encoded by the coding sequence ATGAGGGCACGCATCACCGGCACCGGCAGCTACGCGCCTGAGCGGGTGGTGACCAACGCCGACATCGAACGCATGGTCGCGACGTCGGATGAATGGATCCGGGAGCGGACCGGCATCCGAGAGCGCCATGTGGTGGCCGACGGGCAGGCCTGTTCCGATCTTGCCTTGGTTGCCGCAGAGAGGGCCTTGAAAGCCGCCGGGGTGTCCGCCTCGGAACTCGATCTGATCGTCCTCGCCACCTGCACCGGCGATACGCCGCTGCCATCGACAGCCTGTCTACTGCAACATCGCCTGGGGGCAACCCGTGCCGCGGCCTTCGATTTAGGCGCCGCCTGCTGCGGTTTCGTCTATGCGCTGGGTGTGGCGGATGCCTATGTTCGGACCGGTATGCGCCACGTGTTGGTTGTGGGTTCGGAGGTCATGTCGGCGATCACGGATTGGACCGATCGAAACACGTGCGTGTTGTTCGGTGACGGCGCAGGCGCAGCCGTGGTGTCGGCTTCCGGCGATGACCGTGGGATCCTCTCGACGCACCTCCATTCCGATGGCAGCATGTGCGACCTGATTACCGTGCCCGGGGGCGGAACCAGGATTCCGCCTTCGGACCAGATGGTGACTGATCGGTTGCAGTACATCAAAATGAAGGGAAATGAGACCTTCAAGGTGGCCGTGCGGACGCTCGAAGAGGTGGCGCGCGAAACGCTGGCGGCCCATGGGGTCGGAGTGAGCGACGTCGACCTGTATGTGCCTCATCAGGCCAACGTGCGGATCATCAAAGCGGTCGTGGATCGGTTGGGGCTTCCGTTGGAAAAGGTTGTCCTCAATATGGATCGGTATGGCAATACCTCCGCGGCGTCGATTCCGATCGCGCTCGATGAGGCGGTGCGGGACGGGCGTGTGCGCGATGGGCAATTGATCATGCTCGGGGCTTTCGGCGCAGGGCTCACCTGGGCCTCGGCGCTGATTCGGTGGTAG
- a CDS encoding DUF177 domain-containing protein — MMDALNPAVVDITSESLAVDCVAAAPQLGLVEPDEKFQGPLTIHLELIKVEGPIVVTGSLDGTAIRQCVRCLTEYPDPLSVSVYAEFMRQSGTAPKPPAVESRRKASRRREETVEAAEEADKEEDEVYLYQGDHLDLVPMLREQVILAAPMQPICREDCQGLCPQCGQNLNERRCACPPDEGPNPFRVLRERYSKPSKGGNA, encoded by the coding sequence ATGATGGATGCCCTCAACCCTGCGGTCGTCGATATTACGTCGGAGAGCTTGGCGGTAGACTGTGTCGCTGCCGCGCCGCAATTGGGGTTGGTGGAACCGGATGAGAAATTCCAAGGCCCGCTGACGATCCACTTGGAGTTGATCAAGGTAGAAGGTCCGATCGTGGTGACCGGCTCACTGGACGGAACGGCCATCCGCCAATGCGTTCGGTGTCTGACCGAGTATCCCGATCCGTTGTCCGTCTCGGTGTATGCCGAATTCATGCGTCAGAGTGGGACGGCGCCCAAGCCCCCAGCGGTTGAATCCCGTCGGAAAGCAAGCCGACGTCGGGAAGAAACAGTTGAGGCGGCCGAGGAAGCGGACAAGGAAGAGGATGAGGTGTACCTCTATCAGGGTGATCATCTCGATCTCGTCCCCATGCTTCGCGAACAGGTCATTCTTGCAGCGCCCATGCAGCCGATCTGTCGAGAGGATTGTCAGGGACTGTGTCCCCAGTGCGGGCAGAATTTGAACGAGCGGCGTTGCGCCTGCCCTCCGGACGAAGGGCCCAATCCGTTTCGGGTACTGCGCGAGCGGTATTCGAAGCCGTCGAAGGGCGGTAACGCGTAG
- the fabD gene encoding ACP S-malonyltransferase: MAPSGIGFLFPGQGSQSVGMGKALYDAVPALKTVYEEASSVLGYDAATLCFEGPAERLNLTEHTQPALLISSAAALKAFEPAGVKPQAVAGHSLGEYSAVYAAGGFSFRDAVALVQKRGRYMSEAVAPGTGLVAALLGLAPDAVKAACQEASTVGVVAAANFNSPGQVVIAGEKAAVERAIELAKTKGCKKAIPLPVSVPVHTPLMQKAADRLAAEFGTVAWRDLSVPLINNAEAASIQRAEDIRASLVRQLPSSVLWEDSVKAMAKLGVTTFVEIGPGSVLTGLVKRILPEATTLNVNDPKSLDATIAALGRTG, encoded by the coding sequence ATGGCGCCTTCAGGAATTGGGTTTTTGTTCCCCGGACAGGGTTCCCAGTCGGTCGGTATGGGAAAGGCATTGTATGATGCCGTCCCAGCCCTGAAGACTGTTTACGAGGAGGCGTCGTCCGTTTTGGGGTACGATGCCGCCACGCTGTGTTTCGAGGGACCGGCGGAACGACTGAATCTGACTGAGCATACGCAGCCGGCGCTCCTGATCAGCAGCGCTGCGGCATTGAAGGCCTTTGAGCCGGCCGGAGTGAAGCCTCAGGCCGTGGCAGGGCACAGCCTGGGTGAGTACTCCGCTGTCTATGCGGCGGGGGGATTTTCGTTCCGCGATGCGGTCGCCTTGGTTCAGAAGCGCGGCCGGTACATGTCGGAAGCCGTCGCACCAGGGACCGGACTCGTGGCCGCGCTGTTAGGTCTCGCTCCGGATGCGGTGAAAGCGGCTTGTCAGGAAGCTTCAACGGTCGGCGTCGTGGCGGCGGCCAATTTCAATTCTCCTGGACAGGTGGTAATTGCCGGAGAGAAGGCAGCAGTCGAACGCGCGATCGAACTTGCGAAGACCAAGGGCTGTAAGAAGGCGATTCCGTTGCCCGTGAGCGTGCCGGTCCATACGCCCCTCATGCAAAAGGCTGCCGATCGGTTGGCGGCGGAGTTCGGAACGGTGGCGTGGCGAGATTTGTCGGTGCCGCTCATCAACAACGCCGAAGCCGCGTCGATCCAGCGGGCCGAAGATATCAGGGCATCGCTTGTCCGTCAGTTGCCGTCCTCGGTGTTGTGGGAGGATTCGGTCAAGGCGATGGCGAAACTGGGCGTGACTACCTTTGTTGAGATCGGGCCCGGGAGCGTGTTGACCGGCTTGGTCAAACGGATTCTGCCCGAGGCGACGACATTGAACGTGAATGATCCGAAATCGCTGGATGCGACGATCGCGGCATTGGGCCGGACCGGCTGA
- the rpmF gene encoding 50S ribosomal protein L32 — translation MPNPKHKHSRARRDKRRTAKTRLVPPGFSLCPQCHELKLPHYTCLNCGTYKGKEVIAVEES, via the coding sequence ATGCCAAATCCGAAACATAAACATTCACGTGCCCGACGCGACAAGCGACGGACGGCCAAGACCCGGTTGGTTCCTCCAGGGTTTTCGCTCTGCCCGCAATGTCACGAGCTCAAGCTTCCCCACTATACCTGCTTGAATTGCGGGACCTATAAGGGGAAGGAAGTCATCGCGGTCGAGGAATCCTAA
- a CDS encoding single-stranded DNA-binding protein, with product MAGFNKVILIGNLTKNPELRYTPSGTPVASFGLATSRRFKQGDELKEEVCFIDIVVFGKQAEHCGQYLSKGNGVIVDGRLQQRRWETEDGQKRSKHEVVAQSVTFLPKRGEASGESGGGHEEPSYDEEQF from the coding sequence TTGGCGGGGTTTAATAAAGTCATTCTCATCGGGAACCTGACCAAGAATCCCGAGCTGCGGTATACGCCGAGTGGAACGCCTGTGGCCAGTTTCGGCCTCGCGACCAGCCGGCGATTCAAGCAGGGAGATGAACTCAAGGAAGAGGTCTGCTTCATCGACATCGTGGTATTTGGGAAGCAGGCCGAGCACTGCGGTCAGTATCTCAGCAAGGGCAACGGCGTGATCGTCGATGGACGGTTGCAGCAGCGACGCTGGGAAACCGAAGACGGTCAAAAACGAAGCAAACACGAAGTCGTGGCGCAATCAGTCACCTTTCTGCCCAAGCGCGGTGAAGCTAGCGGGGAGAGCGGTGGCGGCCACGAGGAACCTTCGTACGACGAAGAGCAGTTCTAG
- the rpsF gene encoding 30S ribosomal protein S6 — MELYESLFIIRPSLSDEETAALVEKMKGIAEKNGAAIAKAENWGRKKLAYEIKRERKGTYVYLYFKGPGTVIGELERAYRLEDSIIKFLSVRLEQEPAPPRGAVTPQPQGATVGGV, encoded by the coding sequence ATGGAGCTCTACGAGTCTCTGTTCATTATTCGTCCGTCGTTGAGCGATGAAGAAACGGCGGCCCTTGTCGAAAAGATGAAGGGCATTGCCGAAAAGAACGGCGCAGCCATCGCCAAGGCGGAAAATTGGGGTCGTAAGAAGCTCGCGTACGAGATCAAGCGCGAACGGAAGGGCACCTACGTCTATTTGTATTTCAAGGGACCTGGGACGGTGATCGGCGAGCTTGAGCGCGCCTATCGTCTCGAGGATTCGATCATCAAGTTTTTGAGCGTGCGGCTGGAACAGGAACCGGCTCCGCCGCGAGGTGCCGTGACGCCGCAGCCGCAGGGAGCCACCGTTGGCGGGGTTTAA
- a CDS encoding ABC transporter substrate-binding protein, with product MASSVHLLSRLALLILMVLTVSASALAWTDPLTPGARAGRMIYQRGAGEEMDPIEAQSQESDVWLPATLFRCAQCHGARGEGSQEGGLRVPPLTPAVLRSSDSGPGRRRRPYTDETLLRAITEGRDASGNRLQPAMPRYRMTTAQSTALLAYMRELGGDADVDPGIASDSITVGAALPRSGPLAQIGRDVSATLAGLFASMNDRGGIYGRRVIFVTEDSQGEPNGTVEATRLLVERDKVFALVGNFSPSGDERTGAFLQQQQVPLIGPLALSPKISDPPNPYVFYSLPGFALQFRVLIDLLAGRASELVGSAQPRVAVIHAQASVNDETHQSALAQAARHGLTVVLNEGYPIGRLAVQPLVTQIKVQRVDAILWIGEGEDLLVLARALARERIFPILFGAVGMVGGRVAQLPPEFRSKVYLATGLPPPTAKDIARLAALTGQDTLASVGYARMAQIAGVAFLEALKRAGRDLSRLALIGSLETFANQDEGAGIPLSFGPGRRLGHDRVLVLGFSDDPPMAVPYSDWTAPKSRP from the coding sequence ATGGCATCTTCCGTACACCTCCTGTCTCGGCTGGCACTTCTCATACTTATGGTGCTGACGGTTTCTGCGTCGGCCCTTGCCTGGACGGATCCGCTGACGCCGGGCGCGCGCGCGGGGCGGATGATCTACCAGCGTGGCGCAGGGGAGGAAATGGACCCCATCGAGGCGCAAAGTCAGGAATCGGATGTCTGGCTTCCGGCAACGCTCTTTCGCTGTGCCCAATGTCATGGGGCGAGGGGGGAAGGAAGTCAAGAAGGGGGCCTGAGGGTTCCACCATTAACCCCGGCTGTCCTGCGCTCGTCGGACTCAGGTCCCGGTCGCAGGCGCAGACCCTATACGGACGAAACGTTGTTGCGTGCCATCACAGAAGGACGTGACGCGTCGGGCAACCGGTTGCAGCCTGCCATGCCGCGCTACCGCATGACGACGGCTCAATCCACAGCCTTGCTCGCCTACATGCGAGAGCTTGGGGGGGACGCCGACGTCGACCCCGGCATTGCCTCGGATTCAATCACGGTCGGAGCCGCCCTGCCGCGTTCAGGCCCGCTGGCTCAGATCGGCCGAGATGTCAGCGCAACCCTGGCCGGTTTGTTTGCCTCGATGAATGACCGGGGCGGTATCTATGGGCGTCGGGTGATCTTCGTCACCGAAGATTCGCAGGGCGAGCCCAACGGGACTGTCGAGGCGACCCGTCTGCTCGTCGAGAGAGATAAGGTGTTCGCACTCGTGGGGAATTTCAGCCCGTCCGGAGATGAAAGGACGGGCGCATTTCTGCAACAACAACAGGTCCCTTTGATCGGACCCCTGGCACTCTCACCAAAAATCTCCGATCCACCCAATCCCTATGTGTTCTATTCACTGCCGGGATTTGCTCTCCAATTTCGCGTTCTGATTGACCTGCTTGCGGGTCGCGCGTCGGAACTCGTCGGGAGCGCACAGCCGCGCGTCGCGGTCATTCATGCGCAGGCCTCAGTCAATGACGAGACGCACCAGAGCGCTCTAGCGCAAGCAGCCCGTCATGGTTTGACGGTCGTGCTGAATGAGGGCTATCCAATCGGCAGACTGGCGGTTCAGCCGCTCGTTACCCAGATCAAGGTACAGCGGGTCGACGCGATTCTATGGATAGGCGAAGGCGAAGATCTGCTTGTGCTGGCTCGGGCATTGGCCAGGGAGCGGATATTTCCCATCCTGTTCGGCGCGGTCGGCATGGTGGGAGGCCGCGTGGCGCAGCTGCCGCCGGAGTTCCGGTCAAAGGTCTACCTGGCAACCGGCTTACCCCCTCCGACAGCTAAAGACATTGCGAGACTGGCAGCCCTGACAGGGCAGGACACTCTTGCCAGCGTGGGATATGCCCGGATGGCCCAAATTGCCGGGGTCGCATTTCTGGAAGCTCTCAAGCGGGCAGGGCGTGACCTGAGCCGGCTGGCCCTGATCGGTTCGCTTGAGACCTTCGCCAACCAGGACGAGGGGGCGGGGATTCCTCTGTCATTCGGACCGGGGCGTCGATTGGGGCATGATCGGGTATTGGTACTGGGTTTTTCAGATGATCCTCCCATGGCCGTTCCTTATAGTGACTGGACTGCTCCGAAATCGCGGCCGTAG
- the rpsR gene encoding 30S ribosomal protein S18 translates to MERGERSGGGRFFQRRKPCRFCVDKAPIDFKDVGLLRNFLTERGRIVPRRISGNCLHHQRELTVAVKRARHIALVSFAEER, encoded by the coding sequence ATGGAGCGTGGAGAACGTAGTGGCGGCGGGCGGTTCTTTCAGCGTCGCAAGCCGTGCCGGTTTTGTGTGGATAAGGCGCCGATCGATTTCAAGGATGTCGGGCTGCTGCGCAATTTCCTGACGGAGCGCGGCCGCATTGTTCCGCGGCGGATTTCGGGCAACTGCCTCCACCATCAGCGCGAGTTGACCGTGGCGGTGAAGCGGGCTCGGCATATCGCGCTCGTGAGCTTTGCCGAAGAGAGATAA
- the acpP gene encoding acyl carrier protein, whose amino-acid sequence MATVDERVKKIIAEQLGVEEEEVTPEAHFVEDLGADSLDTVELVMALEEEFEIEIPDEDAEKILTVGKALDYIKEKV is encoded by the coding sequence ATGGCAACAGTCGATGAACGGGTGAAGAAAATTATTGCGGAACAATTGGGCGTCGAGGAAGAGGAAGTGACGCCGGAAGCTCATTTCGTTGAGGACCTGGGCGCGGACTCGCTCGATACCGTGGAATTGGTCATGGCCCTCGAAGAGGAATTTGAGATCGAAATTCCCGACGAGGATGCCGAGAAGATCCTCACGGTCGGCAAGGCGCTCGACTACATCAAGGAAAAGGTCTAG
- a CDS encoding SCO family protein: protein MRGIAGLITAAFSLAMLAPSIALADSAAPVIPDVEVLDETGTSHRFYSDLIKGKTVAINFVYTACASSCPASAALFNGVQHRLRTQPERAVSLLSVSIDPTTDRPAQLQAYAEKFGRGAGWTFVTGSKREIDRLLAAFGLTASDKVDHPALIVVGNDASGVWTRLYGQASVPMVMEALAAASAVPASAASPLP from the coding sequence ATGAGAGGGATAGCAGGTCTGATCACGGCGGCGTTTTCGTTGGCCATGCTCGCGCCGTCGATTGCGCTCGCAGATTCGGCGGCGCCGGTGATCCCGGATGTGGAGGTGTTGGACGAGACCGGAACTTCGCATCGGTTCTACAGCGATTTGATCAAGGGCAAGACCGTCGCAATCAATTTTGTCTACACTGCGTGCGCGTCCAGTTGCCCTGCCTCCGCCGCATTGTTCAACGGAGTGCAACACCGATTGCGTACACAACCCGAGCGGGCCGTGAGTCTTCTGTCGGTCAGCATTGATCCGACTACCGATCGTCCGGCTCAACTCCAGGCCTATGCCGAAAAGTTCGGTCGCGGAGCGGGATGGACGTTCGTCACCGGATCCAAGCGCGAGATCGATCGGTTGCTGGCGGCATTTGGTCTCACTGCATCCGACAAGGTCGATCACCCTGCGTTGATCGTGGTCGGCAATGACGCCTCGGGTGTGTGGACGCGCTTATATGGACAGGCATCTGTGCCGATGGTGATGGAAGCCTTGGCTGCGGCTTCCGCGGTGCCGGCATCCGCAGCGTCACCGCTTCCCTAG
- the plsX gene encoding phosphate acyltransferase PlsX, whose amino-acid sequence MKIAVDAMGGDHGPAPVIEGAMQAAQELDVGIILVGKENELTAECSKLNCRDPRITIRHAPQVVEMHESPAAVARKKRDSSIWIATELVKTGEADAVVSPGNTGASMVAAFFVLGLIKGVERPAIATMLPTLTGSAVMLDVGANVDCSAQHLEQFALMGNEFAKHLYRKPNPRVGLLSIGEEDTKGNEVTKEAFKLLKASPLNFIGNVEGREVYSGSADVVVCDGFIGNVALKISEGVAEVIKKLLLKEISGSWLGRLAYPLIASPLLNLKRKIDYAEFGGAPLLGVNGTTMICHGRSSAKAIKNAIRRAKGLAETRLDELIHRDIEETLARHQDERGEGKQA is encoded by the coding sequence ATGAAGATTGCTGTCGATGCCATGGGCGGAGACCATGGTCCGGCTCCCGTCATTGAAGGCGCGATGCAAGCCGCCCAAGAGTTGGACGTCGGCATCATTCTGGTCGGTAAAGAGAACGAACTCACGGCGGAGTGCAGCAAGCTCAACTGCCGCGATCCACGTATCACCATACGGCACGCGCCACAGGTCGTGGAGATGCACGAATCTCCGGCGGCGGTCGCGCGTAAGAAGCGCGATTCTTCCATCTGGATCGCGACCGAGCTGGTGAAGACCGGCGAGGCGGATGCGGTGGTGAGTCCCGGTAATACCGGTGCCAGCATGGTCGCGGCATTTTTCGTGTTGGGCTTAATCAAGGGCGTGGAACGGCCGGCGATTGCGACGATGCTCCCGACCTTGACCGGCAGCGCGGTGATGTTGGACGTCGGTGCCAACGTCGACTGTAGCGCCCAGCATTTGGAACAGTTCGCCTTGATGGGGAATGAGTTCGCCAAGCACTTGTACCGTAAGCCGAATCCTCGGGTGGGCTTGCTGAGCATCGGCGAAGAAGACACAAAAGGCAATGAGGTCACGAAGGAAGCTTTCAAACTGTTGAAAGCCAGCCCATTGAACTTCATCGGCAACGTGGAGGGGCGGGAAGTGTACAGCGGCAGCGCCGATGTGGTGGTGTGCGATGGGTTCATCGGCAACGTGGCGCTCAAGATTTCGGAGGGCGTGGCGGAGGTTATTAAAAAGCTCCTGCTCAAGGAAATTTCCGGCTCGTGGTTGGGTCGCTTGGCCTATCCCTTGATCGCTTCCCCATTGCTGAATTTGAAGCGAAAGATTGATTACGCGGAATTCGGCGGCGCCCCCTTGCTCGGTGTCAACGGCACGACCATGATTTGCCATGGACGCTCATCGGCCAAGGCGATCAAGAATGCCATCCGCCGCGCCAAAGGGTTGGCCGAAACGCGGCTCGATGAATTGATTCACCGCGATATCGAGGAGACGTTGGCCCGTCACCAGGACGAACGCGGGGAAGGGAAGCAGGCATGA
- the fabG gene encoding 3-oxoacyl-[acyl-carrier-protein] reductase — protein sequence MGLQGKVAVVTGGAQGIGRAIAEALAEDGADIVVADLDPGRSQEAVAAIEKIGRKALNVKVNVADFNDTKAMADHVLKEWGKIDILVNNAGITRDGLLLRMKEEDWNLVLQVNLNGTFHCTKAVLQAMTKQRYGRIVNIASIVGAMGNVGQANYAASKAAVIGFTKTVAREYASRSVTVNAVAPGFIDTAMTQGLPPDVKEALQKQIPLGRLGLPSDIAAAVKFLVSDAASYITGQVLHVNGGMLMV from the coding sequence ATGGGATTGCAGGGGAAAGTGGCGGTTGTCACCGGCGGCGCACAGGGCATCGGCCGCGCTATTGCAGAAGCCTTGGCAGAGGATGGGGCCGATATCGTCGTCGCCGATTTGGATCCGGGACGCTCGCAGGAAGCGGTCGCGGCGATTGAGAAGATCGGCCGCAAGGCGCTGAATGTGAAGGTCAACGTCGCCGATTTCAACGATACGAAGGCGATGGCGGATCACGTACTCAAGGAATGGGGCAAGATCGATATCCTGGTCAATAACGCCGGGATTACCCGAGATGGGTTGTTGTTGCGCATGAAGGAAGAGGATTGGAATTTGGTGCTGCAGGTCAACTTGAACGGGACGTTCCACTGCACAAAGGCGGTCCTGCAGGCTATGACCAAACAACGCTATGGCCGAATCGTGAACATTGCTTCGATCGTGGGAGCGATGGGCAACGTCGGCCAGGCAAATTACGCGGCCTCGAAGGCGGCGGTGATCGGGTTTACAAAGACTGTGGCGCGTGAATATGCGAGTCGCTCAGTGACTGTGAACGCGGTGGCGCCGGGTTTCATCGATACGGCAATGACGCAGGGGTTGCCGCCGGATGTGAAAGAGGCGTTGCAAAAGCAGATTCCGCTGGGGCGGCTCGGGTTACCCTCTGATATTGCAGCTGCGGTGAAGTTTCTGGTATCGGATGCGGCGTCGTACATCACAGGCCAGGTGCTTCATGTCAACGGCGGGATGTTGATGGTATAA
- a CDS encoding YncE family protein: protein MRRAGTLVFGRRWLGLVPLALMLVTTPVFGGEPGRVTPPASPEKDGNEVLQRVVQNGLAVELRVTPFDETGDGHAPSAGRPAMVTLSLTDAKSGAPVTGVRPRAWMTSRPSEMVSDEVPCADKIRRLLGGRLGARADVDMNQYVVLSLNHDKTISVINPLVEFSPSKLESLVPLPGTGADWVLTADGTLLYVTMPDEAAVAVVDTRSRRLVATVSTGAGSRPGRIVLQPDGRQVWVGLDGTGQVAALDAATSGLAAVLSVGQGLHALAFTPDSRLLYVTNSQDNSVAVVDAQTNRVTNSIPVPDTPVALTYAGAAKRMYVASLNGSVVTVIDPARQSVSRNVAVRPGVVAVAVEPQGRFVFSANQMTSDVSIIDSATDTVVARVPVVKDPDQIVFTSHYAYVRGIESEKVSLIELGALRQGNATPVDLQIGRQAPSVAPQELGVSPMIAPTPDGNAVMVANAPDATLYYYQEGMMAPMGAFSNYRRMPRGIVMLDRSLKEVAPGTYRVPVTFPKGGRFDVPLLLEQPRLSHCFQVTVQESPGQTLSSASRRPPTVQALPGEVPVTAKQPTALLFKLLDPSTSLPIMGLTDVQVLLVEPPGVWQQRHWAKELEGGTYSVTSSFPHAGDFTVMVQAPSRHLRFTDGTPTVVAVGPAQSRSEVGTKAAGRH, encoded by the coding sequence ATGAGAAGAGCAGGAACATTGGTGTTCGGGCGGCGATGGCTGGGGCTGGTTCCCTTGGCGCTGATGCTTGTGACCACTCCGGTGTTCGGCGGAGAACCAGGAAGGGTTACCCCCCCGGCGTCTCCGGAAAAAGATGGGAACGAAGTGCTGCAGCGTGTCGTGCAGAACGGCCTTGCGGTGGAGTTGCGTGTGACGCCGTTCGATGAGACGGGAGACGGCCACGCTCCTTCTGCCGGTCGGCCAGCGATGGTCACACTCTCCCTCACGGACGCAAAATCCGGTGCGCCGGTTACCGGTGTCCGCCCCAGGGCCTGGATGACCAGCCGGCCCTCGGAGATGGTTTCCGACGAAGTGCCCTGCGCCGACAAGATCCGGCGGCTTCTCGGCGGTCGCTTGGGAGCCCGCGCCGACGTCGACATGAACCAATATGTGGTGTTGTCGTTGAATCATGACAAGACCATTTCCGTCATCAATCCGTTGGTGGAGTTCAGCCCCAGCAAGCTGGAAAGTCTGGTGCCGTTGCCTGGCACCGGGGCCGATTGGGTACTCACTGCCGATGGGACCCTGTTGTATGTGACGATGCCGGATGAGGCGGCAGTGGCAGTGGTGGACACCAGGAGTAGACGACTTGTCGCAACGGTTTCCACCGGCGCCGGGTCACGTCCTGGACGGATCGTGCTGCAGCCGGATGGGCGGCAGGTGTGGGTGGGATTGGACGGAACCGGGCAGGTGGCGGCATTGGACGCGGCGACGTCCGGCCTTGCAGCGGTCCTTTCGGTAGGCCAAGGGCTGCATGCGTTGGCGTTCACCCCGGACAGCCGGCTCCTGTATGTGACGAACAGCCAGGATAACAGCGTGGCGGTGGTTGATGCTCAGACCAACAGAGTGACGAACTCGATTCCTGTTCCTGATACTCCGGTGGCATTGACCTACGCGGGCGCCGCCAAACGGATGTATGTCGCGTCGTTGAATGGCTCGGTCGTTACCGTGATCGATCCGGCCCGTCAATCCGTCAGCAGAAACGTCGCTGTCCGGCCAGGCGTCGTGGCCGTGGCCGTGGAACCGCAGGGACGCTTCGTCTTTTCTGCCAACCAGATGACTAGCGACGTTTCGATCATCGACAGCGCCACCGACACGGTCGTGGCCCGTGTGCCGGTGGTAAAGGATCCCGATCAAATCGTGTTCACATCGCACTATGCTTATGTGCGTGGCATCGAATCGGAGAAGGTCAGTCTCATCGAATTGGGTGCCCTCCGTCAGGGGAACGCCACGCCGGTAGATCTTCAGATCGGACGACAGGCACCGAGTGTTGCACCTCAGGAGTTGGGTGTCTCGCCCATGATCGCGCCAACTCCGGACGGAAATGCGGTGATGGTGGCCAATGCGCCGGATGCGACACTCTACTATTATCAGGAAGGCATGATGGCCCCGATGGGGGCCTTCTCAAACTACCGACGAATGCCGCGAGGAATTGTGATGCTCGATCGCAGCCTCAAGGAGGTCGCCCCGGGAACCTATCGGGTGCCGGTCACCTTTCCGAAAGGGGGCCGTTTTGACGTGCCGCTGTTGCTGGAGCAGCCGCGTCTCTCCCATTGTTTTCAGGTGACGGTGCAGGAATCGCCTGGACAGACATTGTCTTCGGCCTCACGCCGCCCGCCGACCGTGCAGGCGTTGCCGGGGGAGGTCCCAGTTACGGCGAAACAGCCGACCGCATTGTTGTTCAAACTTCTCGATCCCTCGACGTCGCTGCCCATCATGGGACTCACGGATGTGCAAGTGCTCCTCGTCGAACCTCCGGGTGTCTGGCAGCAACGGCATTGGGCGAAGGAACTCGAGGGCGGCACCTATTCCGTGACCTCGTCCTTTCCACACGCCGGGGACTTTACGGTGATGGTGCAAGCCCCCTCGCGACATCTTCGGTTCACCGATGGGACACCTACGGTCGTGGCAGTCGGACCGGCTCAGTCGCGCTCGGAAGTCGGGACGAAGGCTGCGGGAAGGCACTGA